Proteins found in one Deltaproteobacteria bacterium genomic segment:
- a CDS encoding response regulator → MMRVQNPNPKMSEPEYLRRLYKYHYQGAWLRSGASLFMWLFALTAYGLHLIGPNNFFGISATVVYLILINPPVLWLLRRISNRRLADGFSLFVNLLDVIGYTAVIYFLGGIRALYLTPLYAVLTAYLGAIGPWRLPFIVASFCGIALAGSVALEHFGFLPSQDPLQSMPLPGLNQAAIVITVICYLQVAAFVSAYTGRLLKRSERDLRKKNIELEEKTNHLQYVEKELLIAQQAMEKRVIERTSDLRNANKQLNDEISVRRRAEEALRESEERYRQLSDGITDVFFALDRGLNCVFWNKSSENLTGIPAAEAIGTSFYELFAGIKGSMIEQLCINVLSTGEANSSESEIEIKSTRYFLDVNVYPTPSGIVVLAKDITYRKLVEEEKQTLQYRLNAVKRVDAIATLAGGIAHQFNNKISAITGYLDLASINYEDRDKVARYFKSMRESARSMTQLTEQLLAYARGGKYRVKEVVMSDFIRDTLPVLLDSLKDSMEVETKLPPDVRSVEADVTQLQMVLSAILNNASEALEGKGRIRISCANEAISQDRINGFQVVPGRYVCVSIEDNGKGMDEVTKQRIFEPFFTTKSTGRGLGMAAVYGIVKNHGGWITVASEMGKGTIVRLYFPALEPHAVEEENEKPDTPELGGTILVIEDEEMVMNVTSEMLEAMGYRVLRAKTGKEALEIAKTFDREIDLAILDVVLPDMGGKALYLLLVEARPNLKVIVCSGYSVDGPAREILNAGAEGFLQKPLTISQLSRKLKEILSVVPLR, encoded by the coding sequence ATGATGCGCGTCCAAAACCCGAATCCCAAAATGTCTGAACCCGAGTACTTGCGGCGGCTTTACAAGTATCATTATCAAGGAGCCTGGCTCCGATCGGGCGCAAGTTTATTCATGTGGCTGTTCGCCTTGACGGCTTACGGGTTGCATCTTATCGGACCGAACAACTTCTTCGGTATCAGTGCTACCGTCGTTTACCTCATCCTGATCAATCCGCCCGTTTTGTGGTTGTTGAGGCGCATTTCGAATCGACGGCTTGCGGATGGTTTCTCTCTTTTCGTCAATCTATTGGATGTCATCGGGTACACGGCTGTCATCTACTTCCTGGGAGGCATCAGGGCCTTGTACTTGACACCCCTGTACGCTGTCCTCACAGCGTATTTGGGTGCAATCGGCCCTTGGAGATTACCGTTTATCGTAGCTTCGTTTTGTGGAATTGCCCTGGCCGGCTCGGTGGCATTGGAGCATTTCGGATTCCTTCCCAGTCAGGACCCCCTCCAAAGTATGCCCCTGCCCGGACTGAATCAGGCCGCCATAGTAATCACGGTGATCTGTTATCTTCAGGTGGCGGCTTTTGTCTCGGCGTATACCGGGCGTCTCTTGAAAAGAAGTGAGCGGGATCTACGCAAAAAGAATATCGAGCTTGAAGAGAAGACAAACCATTTGCAGTACGTTGAGAAAGAATTGCTCATCGCCCAGCAAGCGATGGAAAAGCGAGTTATAGAAAGAACCAGCGACCTTAGAAATGCGAATAAGCAGCTGAATGATGAAATATCTGTGCGCAGGCGCGCCGAAGAGGCGCTGCGGGAGAGCGAGGAGCGTTATAGGCAGCTTTCCGACGGAATCACGGATGTCTTTTTCGCATTGGATCGTGGGCTGAACTGCGTTTTCTGGAATAAGTCTTCCGAGAATCTTACCGGGATTCCTGCGGCCGAGGCTATCGGAACCTCTTTCTATGAACTGTTTGCAGGCATCAAGGGGTCAATGATTGAACAACTATGTATCAACGTTTTAAGTACCGGTGAGGCGAACAGTTCGGAGTCTGAAATCGAGATTAAGTCCACACGCTATTTTCTTGATGTAAATGTCTATCCAACCCCCAGTGGAATCGTTGTACTTGCAAAAGATATTACTTATCGGAAACTGGTGGAGGAGGAGAAGCAAACACTTCAATACAGACTCAATGCCGTCAAGAGAGTGGACGCCATTGCTACCTTGGCGGGTGGAATAGCTCACCAGTTCAACAATAAAATATCTGCCATAACCGGCTACTTGGATCTGGCAAGCATAAACTATGAGGATCGGGACAAAGTAGCGAGGTATTTTAAATCAATGAGGGAATCCGCCCGAAGCATGACCCAGCTTACCGAACAGCTTCTGGCTTACGCCCGGGGAGGAAAATATCGGGTCAAAGAGGTAGTAATGAGTGACTTCATTCGAGACACGCTGCCCGTACTTCTGGATTCGCTCAAGGATTCAATGGAGGTGGAGACAAAGCTGCCGCCCGATGTGCGGAGTGTCGAAGCAGACGTGACTCAGCTGCAAATGGTGCTGTCCGCCATATTGAACAACGCATCTGAAGCGCTTGAAGGGAAGGGTAGAATTCGGATCTCGTGCGCAAACGAAGCCATCAGCCAGGATCGGATAAACGGTTTTCAGGTGGTACCCGGACGTTACGTATGCGTGAGCATCGAGGATAACGGAAAAGGAATGGATGAAGTTACAAAGCAGCGGATCTTCGAACCTTTCTTCACAACCAAGTCCACCGGTCGAGGTCTGGGTATGGCGGCCGTATATGGCATTGTGAAGAACCACGGAGGTTGGATCACGGTTGCATCTGAAATGGGAAAAGGCACCATAGTCAGGCTTTACTTCCCCGCCCTTGAACCTCATGCGGTCGAGGAAGAAAACGAAAAGCCCGATACTCCGGAACTGGGTGGGACCATTCTGGTTATTGAAGACGAAGAAATGGTTATGAACGTAACCTCGGAAATGCTGGAGGCTATGGGCTATCGCGTGTTGAGAGCAAAGACAGGCAAAGAGGCTTTAGAAATCGCCAAAACGTTTGATAGAGAAATTGATCTTGCTATTCTGGATGTCGTATTGCCGGACATGGGGGGTAAGGCGCTGTATCTGCTGCTTGTCGAAGCGCGCCCAAATCTGAAAGTAATCGTTTGCAGCGGCTATTCGGTTGACGGGCCGGCGCGTGAGATCCTGAACGCAGGGGCTGAAGGTTTTCTGCAGAAGCCTTTGACAATTTCTCAACTGTCGAGGAAACTCAAAGAAATTCTTTCCGTCGTGCCCTTGAGATGA
- a CDS encoding 4-hydroxyphenylacetate 3-hydroxylase family protein, whose protein sequence is MALMTAEQYEESLRALNLKVYMFGKKLENVVDDPIIRPSMNAVAVTYELAHQPEYENLMTARSHLTGEKINRFTHIHQSVDDLVKKSKMGRLLGRLTGCCFQRCVGMDALNALSIVTYNTDRKHGTTYYDRFLDYLRHVQERDLICDGAMTDPKGHRGTPPHKQPDPDHFVHVVEEQSDGIIVRGAKAHQTGAVNSHEIIVMPTLAMREEDRDYAVSFALPSDTKGITYIVGRQSCDTRKLEGGCMDRGNVLYGGHEALVVFEDVFVPWDRVFMYKEHEMAVQLVESFAGYHRQSYACKVGVGDVLIGAAQLVAEYNGVAGASHVKDKLIEMNHLNETLYCGCIACASEGYQEPSGTYSVDTLLANVHKQNVTRFPYEISRLAQDLAGGLMVTCPSEQDLNSPEVGHLVTKYLQADPNVSMKDRMHVLRLIENLTLGAAAVGYLTESMHGAGSPQAQRVMIARRVDMQEKIKAAKRLCGITE, encoded by the coding sequence ATGGCTTTGATGACGGCTGAACAATACGAAGAGAGCTTGCGAGCTCTGAACCTGAAGGTCTACATGTTCGGGAAAAAGCTTGAGAACGTGGTGGATGATCCCATCATCCGTCCTTCCATGAACGCAGTTGCCGTCACGTATGAGTTGGCTCATCAACCGGAATACGAAAACCTCATGACGGCTCGATCCCACCTCACGGGTGAAAAGATCAATCGTTTTACTCATATACACCAGAGCGTGGACGATCTTGTCAAGAAGAGCAAGATGGGGCGTTTGCTGGGCAGACTGACGGGTTGCTGCTTTCAGAGATGCGTGGGTATGGATGCCCTGAACGCCCTTTCCATTGTTACCTACAATACGGACCGGAAGCACGGGACCACGTACTACGATCGCTTTCTGGATTACCTCCGCCATGTTCAGGAAAGAGACCTGATCTGCGACGGGGCCATGACGGATCCAAAGGGGCACAGAGGGACCCCTCCTCACAAGCAGCCCGACCCGGATCATTTCGTTCACGTGGTGGAAGAGCAATCCGACGGCATCATCGTCCGGGGAGCCAAGGCGCATCAGACCGGAGCGGTCAACTCTCACGAAATCATCGTGATGCCGACCCTGGCCATGCGAGAGGAAGACAGGGACTATGCCGTGAGTTTCGCATTGCCCAGCGATACAAAAGGAATCACCTATATTGTGGGTCGCCAATCCTGTGATACCCGAAAACTGGAAGGCGGCTGCATGGACCGGGGAAATGTCCTTTACGGGGGACATGAAGCACTGGTTGTCTTCGAAGATGTGTTTGTCCCCTGGGACAGAGTGTTCATGTACAAAGAGCATGAGATGGCAGTGCAGCTGGTGGAGAGTTTTGCCGGCTACCATCGCCAGAGTTACGCATGCAAAGTCGGAGTCGGAGACGTTCTAATCGGCGCGGCCCAGTTGGTGGCCGAATATAATGGAGTGGCCGGGGCCAGCCATGTAAAGGACAAGCTCATCGAGATGAATCATCTCAATGAAACACTCTATTGCGGCTGCATCGCCTGCGCTTCGGAAGGATACCAGGAACCCAGCGGAACGTATTCGGTGGACACGCTGCTGGCCAATGTGCACAAACAGAACGTGACGAGGTTTCCCTACGAGATTTCAAGACTGGCGCAGGATCTCGCGGGCGGACTCATGGTCACCTGTCCATCGGAACAGGATTTGAACTCGCCGGAAGTGGGCCATCTGGTGACCAAATACCTGCAGGCCGATCCTAATGTTTCCATGAAGGACCGGATGCACGTGCTCCGGCTCATCGAAAATTTGACTCTAGGCGCCGCCGCTGTTGGATACCTGACCGAGTCCATGCATGGAGCAGGTTCTCCTCAGGCCCAGCGGGTCATGATCGCGAGACGAGTGGATATGCAGGAAAAGATCAAAGCGGCGAAAAGACTCTGCGGCATTACGGAATAG
- a CDS encoding N-acyl homoserine lactonase family protein: MAVEKIFILPSGFLDIDRSIFLSNTDMGRVIKAPVYTILLMDTEGPILIDAGLNTDGLTEPEKTWGPRAKIIKPHLTQEDDVRLRLKALGLSVSDIRMVILTHMHWDHTGALRFFKHCPIIVQKEEYRFAFNPDPFISAPYMANHFKHPLDFQLLEGDGFVTSDVSVIRTPGHTPGHQSVLVKTADGRFCIFPGDAMPLVENLERKIPLSNAYSAKQCVESLYRLEHLARLLDADIIPSHDMAAYEALNKSPEAL, encoded by the coding sequence ATGGCTGTGGAAAAGATATTCATTCTTCCGAGCGGTTTTCTGGACATCGACCGATCCATTTTCCTCTCCAACACGGACATGGGCCGAGTGATCAAGGCCCCGGTGTATACCATTCTTCTCATGGATACTGAAGGGCCGATCCTCATTGACGCAGGTCTGAACACAGACGGTCTCACTGAGCCGGAAAAGACCTGGGGGCCGCGAGCCAAGATCATCAAACCGCACTTGACGCAGGAGGACGATGTTCGTCTCAGGTTGAAGGCGTTGGGTTTATCGGTCTCGGACATCAGGATGGTGATTCTGACGCACATGCACTGGGATCATACCGGCGCCTTGCGCTTTTTCAAGCACTGCCCCATTATTGTACAAAAGGAAGAGTATCGGTTTGCCTTCAACCCGGATCCGTTCATTTCGGCGCCGTACATGGCCAATCACTTCAAGCACCCTCTGGACTTTCAGCTTCTGGAGGGAGACGGGTTTGTAACATCCGATGTTTCGGTCATCAGGACTCCGGGACACACACCCGGACACCAGTCGGTTTTGGTGAAGACGGCGGATGGAAGATTCTGCATTTTTCCCGGTGACGCCATGCCCCTTGTGGAGAATCTGGAACGGAAGATACCGCTCAGCAATGCTTATAGCGCCAAGCAGTGTGTGGAAAGCCTCTATCGCCTGGAACATCTGGCTCGCTTGCTCGATGCCGACATCATTCCTTCCCACGATATGGCGGCTTACGAGGCGCTAAACAAGAGTCCCGAGGCTCTGTAG
- a CDS encoding CoA transferase, producing MAGPLTGVKVLSFGRVLAGPYAAMLMADLGAEVFKIEDREKGDMARNNGPFIKDVSSYFLSVNRGKKSVGLNMRHDKAQKLLLKLIGTIDILVENFRPGVMKKMGLDYDSLKELNPGLVYVSISGFGQYGPYAQKPAFDMIAQGMGGTVSITGEADRPPVRVGYSIGDIGAALYAVTAAMAALYEREKTGLGQQVDVAMLDCQVALCENACARYFATGEVPRPLGSRHPIVTPFQVFPTKTDDMVVITFRDEEWRNLCRVIGREEWIEDERFNTSANRTEHHAELEPLLVEIFKQKTRDEWLNLLEQQGIVVSPVNNIQQAVSDPHVLEREMILAVDHSRLGKVNVVGTPMKFSRTPCRIEKASPDLGEHTAEFLEEWLGLSPEEIDSLRVEKVI from the coding sequence ATGGCGGGACCGCTTACGGGCGTGAAAGTGTTGAGTTTTGGACGCGTCTTGGCAGGACCGTACGCGGCCATGTTAATGGCGGATCTTGGCGCCGAGGTCTTTAAGATCGAGGACCGGGAGAAGGGTGATATGGCCCGAAACAATGGTCCCTTCATCAAAGACGTCAGTTCCTATTTCCTCAGTGTCAACAGAGGCAAAAAGAGCGTTGGCTTGAACATGCGTCACGATAAGGCTCAGAAATTGCTCCTGAAGCTGATTGGTACAATCGATATCCTGGTGGAGAACTTTCGTCCGGGCGTCATGAAAAAGATGGGGCTTGACTATGATTCGCTCAAAGAGCTGAACCCCGGCTTGGTCTATGTTTCCATTTCAGGCTTTGGGCAGTACGGCCCCTATGCTCAGAAACCGGCCTTTGATATGATCGCCCAAGGCATGGGCGGCACGGTGAGTATCACGGGGGAAGCCGACAGGCCGCCCGTTCGCGTAGGCTATTCCATTGGAGATATCGGAGCGGCCCTCTATGCTGTGACCGCTGCCATGGCTGCCTTGTACGAGCGCGAAAAAACCGGACTGGGCCAACAGGTGGACGTGGCCATGCTAGACTGTCAGGTGGCTCTGTGCGAGAATGCCTGCGCGCGCTACTTCGCTACCGGGGAGGTCCCTCGTCCACTTGGGAGCCGGCATCCTATTGTTACACCTTTCCAAGTCTTTCCAACGAAGACCGATGACATGGTCGTCATCACGTTTCGGGATGAGGAGTGGAGAAATCTGTGTCGCGTGATCGGACGGGAAGAATGGATCGAAGACGAACGGTTTAACACGTCGGCGAATAGGACGGAGCATCACGCCGAGCTGGAACCTCTGCTCGTAGAGATCTTCAAGCAGAAGACCCGGGACGAATGGCTGAATCTGCTCGAGCAGCAAGGGATTGTGGTGAGTCCGGTGAACAATATTCAGCAGGCTGTCTCGGATCCGCACGTCCTTGAGAGGGAAATGATATTAGCCGTGGACCATAGCCGCCTCGGGAAAGTGAACGTGGTGGGTACGCCGATGAAATTCTCGCGTACTCCCTGTCGGATCGAAAAGGCGTCGCCGGACCTGGGCGAGCATACAGCCGAATTCCTCGAGGAATGGCTCGGTTTGTCACCGGAAGAGATTGATAGTCTGAGGGTGGAAAAGGTAATCTAA
- a CDS encoding acyl-CoA carboxylase subunit beta, protein MEPWKPWDELLAELEAKENKAKLGGGPEKQEAQKAKGKLLCRERIDALVDPGTFREINMLAETQTFEFDMQDKKILGDGVVTGMAKINGRNVFVYSQDVTVFGGSAGRAHGEKINLMLRMARRAGAPVIGLYESAGGRIQDGMQNESGYGQMFFENTQCSGVVPQIAAIMGACTGGGVYSPAIMDFIVQVKGTAQMFITGPAVIKEVTGEEISFEGLGGYAVHTGKSGVAHFAAENDLECCELIRRLLSYLPQNNREVPPAKELEDDPERTNDILTEIVPAEPRKTYDMGRVIRELMDMDTFLEVHASFAKSMIVGFGRLSGKVAGVVANQPKYLGGTIDIDAADKAARFIRFCDCFNIPLIVLADVPGYLPGSDQERRGIIRHGAKMLYSFSEATVPKITIVLRKYYGGAIPAMCCHETGADILLAWPTAEFAMLGSQAAVPILYRKEIAEADDQEKVRQEKIVEYKETILSPYYSASKQYIDGVIHPKDTRRWLIWALGVFKDKKPEGAIWRKHGNIPL, encoded by the coding sequence ATGGAGCCCTGGAAACCATGGGATGAGCTGTTGGCCGAACTCGAGGCCAAGGAGAACAAGGCGAAACTGGGCGGCGGCCCTGAAAAACAGGAGGCCCAGAAAGCCAAGGGAAAGCTTCTCTGCCGGGAACGGATCGACGCCCTGGTGGATCCCGGCACCTTCAGAGAGATCAATATGCTGGCCGAAACCCAGACCTTTGAATTCGACATGCAGGACAAGAAGATCCTGGGAGACGGTGTGGTTACGGGTATGGCGAAGATCAACGGCCGAAACGTCTTCGTATACTCCCAGGATGTAACGGTTTTCGGCGGCTCGGCCGGACGGGCCCATGGAGAAAAAATCAACCTGATGTTGCGTATGGCCCGCAGGGCGGGGGCGCCGGTCATCGGGCTGTACGAGTCGGCGGGGGGCCGTATCCAGGACGGCATGCAAAATGAGTCCGGCTATGGGCAGATGTTTTTCGAAAATACCCAATGCTCGGGCGTTGTGCCGCAGATTGCAGCCATCATGGGCGCCTGCACCGGTGGAGGGGTTTATTCACCCGCTATCATGGACTTTATCGTCCAGGTCAAGGGAACGGCGCAAATGTTTATTACCGGCCCGGCGGTCATCAAAGAAGTCACGGGCGAAGAAATTTCCTTCGAAGGTTTAGGCGGGTATGCGGTTCACACAGGTAAATCCGGAGTGGCTCACTTTGCAGCCGAAAACGACCTTGAATGTTGCGAGTTGATCCGGAGACTGCTGTCCTATCTGCCCCAGAACAACCGTGAGGTACCTCCCGCAAAAGAGTTGGAAGACGATCCGGAACGAACCAACGATATTCTGACGGAGATCGTTCCCGCCGAACCGCGGAAGACCTACGATATGGGTCGTGTGATTCGCGAACTCATGGACATGGACACTTTCTTGGAGGTCCACGCCTCTTTTGCGAAGAGCATGATCGTGGGATTCGGCCGGCTGAGCGGCAAGGTCGCAGGCGTGGTGGCCAATCAGCCCAAGTACCTGGGGGGCACCATCGACATCGATGCCGCGGACAAGGCGGCGCGGTTCATCCGGTTTTGTGACTGCTTTAATATCCCGCTGATCGTGCTGGCTGACGTGCCCGGCTACCTTCCGGGTTCCGATCAGGAGCGGCGGGGCATCATCAGACACGGGGCAAAGATGCTCTATTCGTTTTCCGAGGCCACCGTACCCAAAATCACCATTGTTTTGAGAAAATACTACGGCGGCGCCATACCGGCCATGTGCTGCCACGAGACGGGGGCGGACATCCTTCTGGCCTGGCCCACGGCCGAATTTGCCATGCTCGGTTCCCAAGCGGCCGTACCGATCCTTTACAGAAAAGAAATCGCGGAGGCCGACGACCAGGAGAAGGTCCGGCAAGAGAAAATCGTCGAGTATAAAGAGACCATATTGTCGCCTTATTACTCAGCATCCAAGCAATACATAGATGGGGTGATCCATCCCAAGGACACGAGACGATGGCTGATCTGGGCGTTGGGGGTCTTCAAGGACAAGAAACCGGAAGGCGCGATATGGCGAAAGCACGGTAATATACCGCTTTAG
- a CDS encoding 4Fe-4S binding protein, with amino-acid sequence MPEKTMLQCDRNLCNGCRLCEMACSAVKAGVFDPRVSRIKVLEAGKGMAKAYTCVSCEGDPACVMACPQRGLSRDPATRAIQVPKEQCNQCGRCVEACPYGAIVLISEEEPAVVCDLCPDRDEPACVTFCPTGALKVTTALPIPRKVAKRQINISLGCNNCGQCVTTCSSQILKVIDGWLVPTEPAKCQVCEHCATNCPLQAIRINRRSKVLF; translated from the coding sequence ATGCCTGAAAAAACGATGCTGCAATGCGACCGGAACCTGTGTAACGGCTGCCGCCTGTGCGAGATGGCCTGTTCGGCGGTAAAAGCGGGTGTCTTCGACCCGCGGGTATCGCGAATCAAGGTTCTCGAGGCGGGCAAAGGGATGGCCAAGGCCTACACCTGCGTGAGTTGCGAGGGGGATCCGGCGTGTGTGATGGCGTGCCCGCAGCGCGGGCTCTCCCGGGACCCCGCAACCCGGGCCATTCAGGTGCCGAAGGAACAGTGCAATCAGTGCGGCCGGTGCGTGGAAGCCTGCCCTTACGGGGCCATTGTGTTGATCTCGGAAGAGGAGCCGGCGGTGGTGTGCGACTTGTGCCCGGATCGGGATGAACCGGCCTGCGTGACGTTCTGTCCCACGGGGGCTCTCAAGGTTACCACCGCGCTCCCCATACCGAGAAAGGTCGCCAAACGGCAGATCAATATCAGCCTTGGATGCAACAACTGCGGACAATGCGTCACGACCTGCTCGTCCCAGATTCTAAAGGTGATCGACGGCTGGCTGGTTCCCACGGAACCGGCCAAGTGCCAGGTATGCGAGCATTGCGCCACCAATTGCCCCCTGCAGGCCATTCGCATCAATCGACGCAGCAAAGTCCTTTTTTGA
- a CDS encoding 4Fe-4S binding protein gives MRLGKTKKSKTVDGNLLLHRRMIGLEQELYLDRRKCCGCGDCENLCPAEAVSSTEPVVDNGTVRKRVIVDVDPEECTFCGACAVVCPAKAIAWRENERTVPNVITKAILPALDEAIEVRAEDCRIECGLACESSCPVDAIEVETETGEDKERIAEVRIDREQCLYCGKCEPACPFDLIAVRSARSGVVSFRPEHCLPSCRACTEVCPTGALYVQDDRVRLEEAHCIYCRACAVVCPATEALEVRRERIRGLPLSSELWADYQGKLVSAAARIRLIRENAARKRERAFRTRID, from the coding sequence ATGAGGCTAGGGAAAACCAAAAAGTCTAAAACCGTTGACGGGAACCTGCTTCTGCACCGCCGGATGATCGGCCTCGAGCAGGAGCTCTATCTGGATCGTCGGAAATGTTGCGGCTGCGGGGACTGTGAAAACCTCTGCCCCGCGGAGGCGGTGTCTTCGACGGAGCCGGTGGTGGACAACGGGACCGTCCGGAAGCGTGTGATCGTGGACGTGGATCCGGAGGAGTGCACGTTCTGCGGCGCATGCGCCGTCGTTTGCCCGGCTAAGGCGATTGCTTGGCGTGAAAACGAACGGACGGTTCCCAATGTTATTACTAAAGCCATCCTTCCGGCTTTGGACGAAGCCATCGAAGTCCGGGCGGAGGACTGCCGGATCGAGTGCGGGCTGGCTTGCGAGTCCTCGTGCCCGGTTGACGCCATCGAGGTCGAGACCGAGACCGGCGAGGACAAAGAGCGCATCGCCGAAGTGAGGATCGACCGGGAACAGTGCCTCTATTGCGGAAAATGCGAGCCCGCCTGTCCCTTCGATCTGATTGCGGTCCGGAGTGCGAGGTCCGGCGTGGTTTCGTTCAGGCCGGAACACTGTCTCCCGTCCTGCAGGGCCTGCACGGAGGTATGCCCCACCGGGGCCCTTTATGTGCAGGATGATCGGGTACGACTGGAAGAAGCACACTGCATCTACTGCCGGGCCTGCGCCGTCGTCTGTCCCGCAACCGAGGCCCTCGAGGTGAGGCGGGAACGGATTCGGGGTCTGCCGCTTTCTTCCGAATTGTGGGCGGACTACCAGGGCAAGCTCGTTTCCGCCGCCGCGAGGATTCGCTTGATCCGGGAAAACGCCGCCCGAAAGAGAGAACGGGCGTTTCGAACCCGCATCGATTGA
- a CDS encoding CoB--CoM heterodisulfide reductase iron-sulfur subunit B family protein, with the protein MTENNEYRFFPGCLIRARLPHVEKSARLVLNRLGVGLSEVEGASCCPNPVYFRDLDHEAWLMLAARNLAIAGKPMMTLCSGCYSTFREAEHALDESPMLRRKIGEHLDRLGLKLPSGSRAEHFARFLYEKVGPAKLEERVVRSLKGLKVVFHPGCHLVRPSRIHEFDDPDNPTKLEELVWALGAEVLDYPRKMLCCGFTVMGVDRDLSLRMGFEKLKIMKESGAQAVVLVCPSCMVQLDRNQRLIEQEFDTKLSLPVFYLTELIGLAFGESSDSLGLGLHLVDVEPLVRELLGLEEDRDVDVSPSRE; encoded by the coding sequence TTGACCGAAAACAACGAATATCGTTTTTTCCCGGGATGCCTGATCCGGGCCCGGCTCCCGCATGTCGAGAAGTCGGCTCGGCTCGTCCTGAATAGACTGGGTGTGGGGCTCTCGGAAGTGGAAGGAGCCTCTTGCTGTCCGAATCCGGTCTATTTCCGGGATCTGGATCACGAAGCCTGGCTGATGCTGGCGGCGCGCAATCTCGCCATCGCCGGCAAACCGATGATGACGCTCTGCTCGGGCTGTTACAGCACGTTCCGTGAGGCCGAGCATGCGCTGGACGAGAGCCCCATGCTCCGGCGGAAGATTGGAGAGCACCTCGATCGTCTGGGACTGAAACTGCCCTCCGGGTCCCGGGCGGAGCATTTCGCCCGGTTCCTGTACGAGAAGGTCGGTCCGGCGAAGCTGGAAGAGCGGGTCGTCCGGTCCCTGAAGGGGCTGAAGGTCGTCTTTCACCCGGGCTGCCACCTTGTTCGCCCGTCACGGATTCACGAATTCGATGACCCGGACAACCCGACCAAACTCGAGGAATTGGTTTGGGCCCTGGGTGCGGAAGTCCTGGACTACCCCCGAAAGATGCTCTGTTGCGGCTTTACGGTCATGGGCGTGGATCGCGATCTGTCTCTGCGCATGGGATTCGAGAAACTGAAAATCATGAAAGAATCCGGGGCCCAGGCAGTGGTGCTGGTGTGTCCTTCGTGCATGGTGCAGCTCGACAGGAACCAGCGGCTGATCGAACAGGAATTCGACACGAAACTGTCTCTTCCCGTGTTCTATCTGACCGAACTCATCGGGCTGGCCTTTGGCGAATCGTCGGACAGCCTGGGGCTAGGTCTTCACCTGGTGGATGTAGAACCGCTGGTCCGGGAGTTGTTGGGACTGGAAGAGGATCGGGATGTGGATGTTTCCCCGTCCAGGGAGTGA
- a CDS encoding 4Fe-4S dicluster domain-containing protein, translating into MENLIEELKAFDLPVRARACYQCGACTGGCPVGRFRWDFNPRRFIEMIVRGRLEELVKNPGLWLCSHCLTCLERCPQQIEVSEIIMHVKNASARRGYAPENDVKMADQIMTRGWSEEPIKRMLKKRSNLGLPEPAPGIGAEDLAALASILCWTAKMETFKRREEEVREADPETEGNPAE; encoded by the coding sequence GTGGAAAACCTGATAGAAGAGTTAAAGGCATTCGACTTGCCCGTGAGGGCGCGGGCCTGTTACCAGTGCGGCGCCTGCACGGGCGGCTGTCCGGTGGGCAGGTTCCGGTGGGACTTCAATCCACGGCGATTCATCGAGATGATCGTCCGGGGGCGCCTGGAGGAACTGGTGAAGAACCCCGGCCTATGGCTGTGTTCGCATTGCCTGACCTGCCTCGAGCGTTGTCCCCAGCAGATCGAGGTGTCCGAGATTATCATGCACGTGAAGAACGCCTCGGCGAGAAGGGGGTATGCGCCCGAGAACGATGTGAAAATGGCGGACCAGATCATGACTCGGGGCTGGAGCGAGGAACCGATCAAGCGGATGCTGAAGAAGCGAAGCAATCTGGGTCTCCCCGAGCCGGCTCCCGGCATCGGTGCGGAAGACCTCGCGGCCCTGGCTTCGATCCTTTGCTGGACGGCGAAGATGGAGACCTTCAAGAGAAGGGAAGAGGAGGTCCGGGAAGCGGACCCCGAAACCGAAGGAAACCCGGCGGAGTAG